The Juglans regia cultivar Chandler chromosome 10, Walnut 2.0, whole genome shotgun sequence genome includes the window CAACAAAGAGAAGTGGGGATagtggatctccttgtctcagaCCACGCGATCTGCTGAAGAAACTAGTTGAGCTGCCATTAATAAGAACTGAGAACTTTGTCGTAGAGATACACCATCTAATCCACGTACACCATCTCTctcccaaaaccacatctctccaacaaaaagaaaaggaagccCCAGTTTAGATGATCGTATGCATTTTCCATATCTAGCTTACAAATAATCCCTGCAATCTCAAACTTTAATCggctatccaaacattcattggctATAAGGactgaatccaaaatttgaCGACCacttacaaatgcattttgtggcTTCATGATTATCTTGCCTAAAACCTTTCCTAACCTGTTTGCAAGCACTTTTGGAATAATTTTGTATACCCCATTTATGAGGCTAATGAGCCTATAATCTTTCACCTCCGAAACTCCACTCTTCTTTGGgatcaaaacaataaaagtaGTATTTAGGCTTTTCTCACACTTCCCAACTAAAAACAATTCCTGAAACACATTCATTGTATCCTCCTTCACTACTTCCCATCatgtttggaagaaacccattgagaaacTGTCTAGACCTGGAGCTTTGTCACTAGTCATTCCTCTTACTACATCAAAGACATCCCCTTCCTTAAAAGATCTCTCCAACCAAGACGTTGTATGTGGTTCAATAGAATCGAACGCAAGTCCATCAGGTTTTGGCCTCCACCCCTCTTGTTCTGTAAACAATTGTTCATAGAAATCCACCACGTGATCCCGGATCACAGGAGCCTTCGTGCAATCTATACCATTAATATTCAACATCTCAATGGTATTATATCTCCTATGAGAATTGGCCATCCTGTGGAAAATCTTGTACATcggtccccttccttcaaccacaATACTCTTGACTTCTGACACAGAGATCTCCTCTAGAGAAAGAACTTTATCCAACTTTGATGCCAAAAATTTTGTACATCGGTCTCATTCCTTCAACCATAATGCTCTATCCTCAAGTATTCTCTCAAAACCTTGTAGTTCCTCCACTAATGATTTCTTGCGCTCTCTTATGTCACCAAATGATTGGAAGTTCCAAAACtttaaatcattatttaaaacttttagttTACCTGCAAGTATATAATAATGAGTACCATGAAACCAATAAGATGACCACCAATTTCTTACcctatccacaaaaccttcactCTTAtgtcacatattttcaaacttaaaatatcgaCTTCCTCCTTGGATACCACCACCATCCAACATGATAGAAAAGTGATCCGAGCAAAGGCAAGGCAACCTCTTCTGACACAACTCTGGGTAATGGATTTCTCAATCCAGTGAGATTAGGAATCTGTCCAGCCGAGACCACGTTTGATTGTTGGACCAAGTGAATGAGCCCCATATGAGGGGAAGATCCACAAGGCTCAAGTAAAAAATACATGCTGAAAAATCTGTCATCGCTGGGCGCAACCGATTGTCTCTGGATCTTTCACTAGGAAACCTTATGATGTTAAAATCTCCTCCTATTCACCAGGAGAGGTCCCACCAACTATGTAATGCAGCAAGTTCTTCCCATAATAATCTTCTGATACTGTCAACATTCAGCCCGTAAACACCTGCAAAAGTCCATAAAAAGTTATCTTccacaactttaaaaaaaaaggccacTATGTACTCCCTAACAAaatcctccattttctccaccacccttctatcccacatcactaaGATACCACCTAAAGCCCCGTTCGAAGGCAACTAAATCCAATTTGCATAAGGACAGCTCCAAACACTTCACACTACTCTTCTAGACACTAAtttcaactttgtttcttgtaaacaaaCTATGTCTACCCTCCATACCTGAACAAGTTTTTTTATGCGAAGACGCTTATTTGCCTCATTCAACCCACGAACGTTCCAAGACACGATTTTCGGCTTCATAAAGGATATATAATTCCATTCCCTTTGGATCTATCGTAGCTTGAGCTACCCTTATAGTTCAAGGACCATTTGAGTCTCTTAAGTTCCCGTTATTTCTTGGTCTCATATTTTTTAGACTGAGAGTGGCTCACTTCAATGGCGATGAAAAGAGTCATAAACTATTCCTCAAACCCTACACACTCCATTCCCACACAGTGTTGAATATCCTTTACCTTTCGAAGCACACAATTATACACATTGAACTCGTATGGTAACTTACAGATCAGAGGAAGAGGCTCCCCATCTCCCAAAGTCCACTGTACATATTAAGACATCCCCTTCTcctcccccaccccccccccaaaaaaaatagattttttcccTTCCATTTGACCACAATACCCTAATTGATCTCCACATCATTTCTAGATAAAGGAGTTTTTAATGGTGTATTAGGAACCATCACCACCTCACTTACACCATGGTAAAACATCTGAGATAGCCCTACGTCACTTTCCTTATTGAACTCCATGCTCAACTCACGTTCTCCTTCCAACAGCATCTCGAGATGCTCCTCAGGATGAAATAAGGCCTCCACCGGAGGAGGTAGAGGTTCCAGTCTGCCTATCGGCAGTTTCTGGCCACGCTGGATTAGAGATGGGGCTTTCGACAGCAAgatctcctctgttttctcaTTTAGTAGTGACGCCGGCGTCTCCACAACCATCGCTAGCATTTTCTAGGCCACCGTCAATGGTCCAACCTCAAGCCGCCGTGCTTGCACAAGTTTCTCCAGCAAAGATGtgatattgttgttgttggtggGCCAGTGGGTTACCCCGTTGCATATCCTCTATACAGGCTGAGACTTGGGTTTAGGCCTAGTTGTGTGAAGCCTAGCCCCATAGCTGTTAGTGAAGCTCTTGTGATGCTGGACGCAAGCGGGCTCAATCTCTGTTGGTAGGGGCCTTGCATTGCCCAAGTGGCTGGAGCCCTGATGTAACGGACCAAGGCCCTTGTTAAGTGGGTCAGCTCCAATAGATAGACCCATGCTATGTCCATCTCTTGTCGAGCCCATCTCCACTCTTATAAGCCAATCCACTTTGGATTTTAGTGAAATCAGTTGGGACTTTACATCTAGCAGAGACCCCTCTTGCCGCCGCCACCACCACCCTTCCATTGTACTGGGCGAAGCTCTTTGTCAAAGTCGTGTCCCATACCCTACTTTGCAGCAGTACCACTCTGCCCTACCATGCCATCGACCCCTATACGCAGATCATGGGGTTGCTCCACCATCAGTGCCTCCCTATTGGAGCGAAGCTGCTGCTAAACCTTCAACTCCTTTGATCTCTTCAGAGTCCTTCCTTATGAGTGGTCTTCCTATTGTGAATAAATTCTCATAGAGCCTCCCCCATCCTTTTCCACCCTCTGCCCTCCTCCTCAAGAACGAAAATAAAGTTCCTCCTACCACCACCACCGTATTCCACCACTGCGATGTAACCACCTTGAATATTCGAGCACCATTGCACAATAAAGCTGCGGCTACCTTCCTTGAATGTGGTGAAATAGTCTATGTTTTCATCCTTCACGCAAGCTTCCATGACTTTAGCCAACCATTGCACTGTTGGAGGACCCAAAGCCACCCTTGACACCACTTTCCAGCTTCTTCTATAATAACCAACTGACCCCCCTCCTTCACAAATGAAAACGCTTTTGATTTTATCACaatatcttttgaaaacatcattttgaaaACACACCAGCATCCAGACAAACTCAGGCCGCGCCGTTATAGACTACCCAAATATAACGGAGAAAATAAGAGGTTTTCCATCGTTAAGGGGAAAGAGAAAAATCGTAGACTGAAAAATCATAACTTCTATAGTGGATAGAGGAACCTTTTACTTCAATCTATTATGACAATTTATtagatcatataatataattgtgGGAACCTTCGTACCATGCTCATGTCTTTTTCAGtatgagaaaaataattatgatatcGATTGCTTAATAAACTTGATTAGGCTGCACAATTATATGATCTTTTGCCTTTCAATGGTACCAGCACCGACTCTGGTTTGCATTCTGTTGGATCTGGGCCCCGCCACAAggtagggaaaaaaaaacccactcaCCAACGGTTATATAAAGAAGTTGACAGCCTAATCAAGGTAGAGCCAACAGAATGCAAACATGGAGGATGTAGCTGCTCACCTAAAGATGCTACATtgtgacctttttttttctttttctgaacgCTACCTTGTGCTTTTAGAAGACGAGCAAGCATATGGATTCTATATGTGATCTAGATGAGAAACATCAACTAATTAAGGATGAAGATTGAtcttcatatataatatgttattgtTCACTATATGCTTATTTAGCAGTCAAATGTGATCTAGGTAAGAAGCATCAATATCAGAAAATCTTCAAGTGTTCCACTACCACAAAGATTGAATCTTTCAGTGTAATCAGATTACAATATTATGTGATCTTCTCACCCTGTCATTAACGGCTTCCACATCATTTGGAGCGACAACTTCGCAGAAGCCTCATTTCATTACTCTCCAATTTGCTCTTTTGGTCTTGGCCGCCAATTACACTAAATGAAAATATACACAAaggaaaggaggaagaaaaatataCACTAGCTTCCAACTAACCTGTAAAGCAAGATTTACGTAGGAAAACACTCCTACTCCTatagaaggaaaacaaaaatatcatacCATCAACCAAGCTATAAATATACACCAGTTCTCCTATTTCTACCATATGGCTCTGGTTTTTCACGCTTCTGCTATTCAAATTCGGGCAAACTCAATCCATGTATCCAATCGACTAAACTGATCACCTGCATGCTACCATATCCAGCATGTGAATGCAGTTTTGTATAATTCCCCCAAGTCCTAGATGGAAACTGCCACTCTTCATGCCTAACAATGAGGATTTATCTGCAGCTGCATATGACCTGGACTGTTCGAAGATGTCATTGTCAGCCATTCATACTGCTCAACCATTTTATCAGTTTCTCCAAATGGAACTCTGGCTCCTCCATGTTTGCTGAAGGAGAATATCAACAAAACAAGCTGTAGAAAATTGGGATCTCTAACCTCTTCAATTACAAGCCATGGAATCATCAGCTTCGGCTATCATAGGCCAATAACTCCCTGTTCTTTTCCAGATAGTAGTACTCCAGGGACAAATGAACGAGCAAAATCTTTGTCCATCATAATTTATACCAGGTTTAAGAAATAGTCATAATGAAATAAGTGAAACAACTATAAACATCAGAAGTGCTTACATCTGAAGTTTTCCCTATTTTAACTAATTCACAGAAAAGATTTTAGTAATATGTTTGCCTCAGACGGATAAAAAAGTTCAacaattacacaaaaacaaacacCACTTAATCAGACTAGTTCAACCATCGGTAACATTAATTCACATACTATAATAAAGCACTCTTCAGGAATTCGTCCTGAAAGGGTGACGTTCATTTGGCTGGCCGTCTGCCTTTGGTGGAGCACTGTAAAGTAGATCGTGGATTTTGGAATACATCAGCATCTGTGAAGAATCACCCCCACCACTGCTCTGTGATGCACGAGAACTCTCCTGCAGCTTAATCTTCTCAAACAGATACTGCTTCTCAGCTTCTGCCTCATTTAACCGTTGTTTCAGGTAATTGCTAGCATATTCTTCCTCTGATTTGTCAGACTTAGCAAGAGCAATCCTCTGAAGCCTCTCAGCCTCTCGTTTTGCCTCATTGGCCTTGAGTTGGAACATATCAGCTTCTGCCTGTTTAAGCCTCACAATCCTCTCCAGCTCTTCTACCTGCAGATTCTTCTTTTGCCTTTCCAGCTTCAGCTCTGCTACTTCCCTCGCCTTGTCCTCAAGCTCACGGTCACAAGCCTCAAGAGCCATGCGGGCTTTCTTAAACATTCTCATCTTCTCATCAGCCACCATTTCCATCTTCCTTATGGCTTCCTGAACCACCTCAGCAATCCGATTGCATGCCTCCTGTGGCGCTATCATCCTTCCACCTTCCCCATTTTCCATACTCTTTGGTCCGTCCACCTCAAGCTCTTCATTAAGGACATACATAccataattaagaaaaacagaaagaaagaaataaagcaAAGCCAAAAACACCAgtaattctaaaatttatagaATGCTTCGAAGTATATGTACCttggaaaaacaataaaattgccCGGCAGGCTGCTGCTGACTCTACTCcactcttcattttttctttcagatcCTCACACTTGTAAAAGAGTTTAATCCCTCGGGGGTCGTCACTTCCATGAAAAATCCTACTAACAAAATCCAGTTCCCTCATCAAAGCCTCACGGTCCCAGGCTGGTGCACAGTGGTGGAAAACATCTTTAACCCACCCAAGAAGCTCAGATGTTCGATTGCATGCCCGGCAACTGAAAACCATCTCAGAGGGACCTGCTCCACTCTTAACAGAAGGACCCATACAAATGAGTCCATCACGAATAGCACAATCTGTATGAGTCCAATGAGAACACAAGTCACACCCAATCCACCTGCAGGTATTTACTTCAAAATCAAACTTGTTACAGATTACACACATGCAAAGATTGCAGAAACCATTTCTCTTAGTGCATATGTCACATGTACAATCATCAGCTGGGAGCTGGTTTTGGCATACTATATTTCTGCATCTCTTGTAGACAAAGATCTCAATCAGTGAAGTCTGAGAGAGACTGATACTAGGATGCAAGAATGCCTGAATCCCAGTATTTATTGACACAAGAATTTCAAGCTGAACTCTGTGGGCTCTAATCAACGTCTTAGCGGTTAAATCAGTTCTACTCTGGACAAGTTTCTGCAACATAGAAAATTCTTCTCTTTGCTGTGAGCCACCATTGCCTTCAAGAATAACTCGGAGTCCATTCTTCAACTCTTCTAGAACGTCATCAGGTAAACGATGCATCTTTTCAGAGATAatatcaactctctctcttgctATGTCCCGAAGGGAGATCTTATCTGCAATAGAAACTCTGCGAATAACCGATTGATCAGGGCAATCATTCTCAGCTTTCCCATTCTCCATCATCTTCTTTGCCATGATGGCATCGGCAGTGGGCCAAGTTTCTCGAGAACTGGCACTCTCAGTAGGGGACTCACGAATTTGATCAGAATTTGATCTGGGCTCCTCTGGGGAGAGGCGGGCATCTGAAGAGACAAGGGACAATGAGGTTTGTAGTCCTCCAGGTCGTGGTTGCTGTCGTGGAGGCAGCATTTTTGACGAAGATTGATGGTGGATGTTAGAACCAGACGATGTACCCATCAATCAATTTCCCCACTTATTCTGTAACCAGCGGCAAAAGGATTATTTACTTATTCGGAAAGAATGTAACAAACTTTGACAAAACAGAATAACCTCAGATTAAACAATCAAGCAAGCAAAGTCGCACAGAAcagaaacacacacacacacacacacacacaaatgttCATTCATAATATcgaagagaaataattattatcattccacgTAACATATAGACTGATCAAATTCTACAAACTGTCAGTTAAACAGGATGGGAAGAGAAACATCAAATTCTTAAGCTTCCATTGTTTTTACCTATAATAGAGCTTCAGATAAATTCAATAACCTTTGACCAATCTTTCAGTGCACTTTTCAACTTCCAAGctcacacacaaacacaaatcAAGAAGCGAcagatcatttaaaaaaaaaaaaacaacggaGTAACACAGTATAAATTCAAGTAGTATAAAGCAagactcaattaaaaaaaatcaacaaatagcacacaaaatcacataaaatcaatagaTCACAGAAAAAATACACGCTACTGCGGATCAGTTTATAGCAATCTTTCCCAACCTGTTTGGTTACTGAAAAAGGGACAAAAAGCAAGTATAACCTTAGAAATAGTTTCACCTTCAAAGCAGATGAGAAACGAAAATTAAGAGACTAATGGAAGAAAAATACTAAGTTAATCGAAAACAGCCACTCTCGCTTCGTAAACAGGAAAGCTTGtttgtagaaaaaaaataaagttggtaagaaaaaaagaaagaaatccgAAACTTTCCTGTGGCTGTTTCGGTTTCTACGATTTTGCTAAGCGACCAAacaaagaaagggaaaagagaaagcGAGAAAATAAAGGCGGAGAACTTACCGAACGAAAGAGGACGAAGCCTGAGAAACAAACCGAGTTCAAATCGGAGGGATTGGGAGAAGAAATTGGGGGCACAAAACACAGACGAAAATACAAGTCTGGATTTATTTCTATACCCAAAaacgaaatgaaaataaaaaataaaatgactgaATTCCAATTCTACCCCTACGAAACTTGCAAATTCACGCGAAAAAGTCCACTGCCGGTCAATGACGGACAAACAAACGGAGAATCTAGGGAGGTTTGGTTTTCAAAAGTATTTGGGTAATGGTAGGTTCATTTTCCcgttcacatttttttttattttcttccgagtaatttttttttttattttttttatgtagtggtatagaaaatgttatttaataatattttaatttaaaaaatatatatatttaaaaatattaaaaaaatgaatttttttttttatattcattaactatacataaattaataaaaaaatcatttaaattactaaattaaaattaagtgaattattaatgtgaattatgtaactaactcgttaaaaaaatattttactataattatatttatgatattaatagttactacttactaatttagattttactctttagtatgcataattattaataatatcatacattttatatatggttaatgatttataatttatttttaattgataacatatattattttatgttttatatgatcaataataataaattagatgaaaattatatctttacaGTAAATTTCCATTGGATTTGAAACTGCTGATAGACAGAATTGGGGATtggtaagttttgaaagtaagcgggtccactttgatgcaattattaacTTTAGATGCatattgtgaattgagtgaaagtttgaatggaaaaaatgtaattaacccatatatatatataaaaaatctatttatcatcttctcaACATCTCTTGaagtgacattaaatgataggcttacaagtaaaatataataaatagtttacaatcaTTTAATACAACATCATGGAAATTGGAATTCGCACTGATCTAACCCCTGTTAAGTCTTCATACTTGTGTGGACATATGCTGACAACTTGTGTGCTGCCTTCTCTTCCTTGTATTTGGTTTTCGATGTAATTTTGATAACTCGCACAAAATAATATACCTCTAGTTTGTCTGGGTTCGGCTGATTTGAAACTTTTgacttttcttccttttctgcCAGTTATATCTTGTAGTTCTTTACTACTGAGCCTATGTTCGAGCATTTACCAAGCAACAATCTCTTTGTCGAACGTATAGAGCGTTTTATCGTGCAGCACCATTTTTACGCACGTGGGTGTCTTAAGTTACTATTGATTCCATGTTGATCCTGaaactatatttattaatgtctttTCATACCCTATTTGGCCCGAATGCTACTTTAGTTCCATCGATGCAGCCACGCCTGCTTGTTTAACTCGATTATTAACTTTTTCATGAATTCCATGTAATGCGGCGGTTGAGATTTCCGCATTTAATCTTGTCATTAACTTTTCCATAAACTCCGTGTAATGTGCCGGTTgagatttctgtcttttttgAATCTCAAAGGTCTATGATTTCCCATGAAAGGCACGTGGATGATCTGGGAGGTTTTGGGGACACGTGGTCGCCCAGGGAGGTCCTAGGAGTCGTGATACTCTGGAATATTAAACATCGCTATCACTTATAAAAATGGACTCTTCCCCTTTTACGGGGAATTCATCCCATCCCGCCTCTCTCTTTATTCTTCCAAATTTAGCAATATCCCATGGCCTTCCTCTTTCCTTTCTTGTTTTTCGAGGGGCGATGCCTTCTCCTTTGATGTTTAGGCTGTCATTGGTTATAGCAGTTTgaataccaaaaaagaaacaaactcCTCATACCTCTTGTTCTTGCCTTTTTGCTTATGATACCTCGCTTATTCTTGCCCCCTTGCTTACGAGGGCCAACCCTCGTAAGTGTTGTATAGGAACTCACTGCCTACTAGTCTTGTATGGAGCAGGAACAAGGCGGTGGTACGACAGCCATGGCTGAGGAGGATAGGAATAGACAGTTCAAGGGGATAATCAAATCTTCAGAGTCGATTCCTCTTGCCTCCCTACCGACCATATGTTCCCAAGGATGCCCCCCTCCCTCTCAACCCTGAACCCAGTTCACTCTCTTGAGAACTTTGGTGGGGTGTCATTGGGCTCCCCTCTTCCTGAGAAGAAAGATGAGCGTCCCCTTAGGTGCTGCGCAGGGATGTAGCTGCACTGTTGAGTGTCCTAGTTCTACTCAGACGAACTCGAATTTGCAGGGCGCCCATCTTTTTTTAGGGAGAAATCATTATGCCAATCTCCCTGTTCTGTTTGGCCAAAACATGATTCCTCCAGCCGTAGTCACCAAGGAATTCACCAATCAAATATGATGGAGTTTGCTCCGAGAATGGCCACAAATACTTGGGACGGTCCAAGCCATATATACCTAGTttacatgcatacaattaactAGAGATTGAAACAACTTTTCCATGCCCAAAAATATGTGTTTgtctatatatgtgtgtgtgtgtatacattTATACATGTTGCCcaaattaaatgatatatatagtacatgatGATCTAGATGGTGGAAGTTCCAATATTGGACATGATTTTACAATAGTTTTTCCTTCTTAGCTAGTTAAAGCTTTTTTATATTGGCCaccaatcatatatatacatgatatatattctgGTCTATTGTGGGCAAATTAATGTGAGTAATACTAATGGAGTTTGAGTGGATTTAGTAATTCATCTTGCTCAATGCATGGCATCTTATCATGTACATTGATCAAATAATTCAAGAACAAAGTACGACTGAAATTGataacatatttgaaaagaaaattaaagatacatTGACTACCGCATGCTGATCATGagaaaagatgagagagagagggagataattGAATAACTCGATTCATCCAAgaattaaattatacatataattttctAACTCATTGCTAGCTAGGTCTCTAATAATAAcgtgcatatatgcatgtattgGTGATGATCACCGAACATTTCATGCATATTATGTATAGTTTTTAAGGATGAGTGGTCTCAGTGGGGCACTTTTCACGATGCACCTCGTGGTACTACAACCAGCACCAAAACCTCCTCTAGCCTTGCGGACAAGCTTATTGGATAGCTTCAAAGCAGTCTGGCTGGCGAATGCTACCTGTTGGATGGTAGAGGTTGCcattatatatctattatctaATTAGCCTCTTGGAGGTGGTGGTGTTGTAATATTTGCCA containing:
- the LOC108994057 gene encoding OBERON-like protein, which codes for MGTSSGSNIHHQSSSKMLPPRQQPRPGGLQTSLSLVSSDARLSPEEPRSNSDQIRESPTESASSRETWPTADAIMAKKMMENGKAENDCPDQSVIRRVSIADKISLRDIARERVDIISEKMHRLPDDVLEELKNGLRVILEGNGGSQQREEFSMLQKLVQSRTDLTAKTLIRAHRVQLEILVSINTGIQAFLHPSISLSQTSLIEIFVYKRCRNIVCQNQLPADDCTCDICTKRNGFCNLCMCVICNKFDFEVNTCRWIGCDLCSHWTHTDCAIRDGLICMGPSVKSGAGPSEMVFSCRACNRTSELLGWVKDVFHHCAPAWDREALMRELDFVSRIFHGSDDPRGIKLFYKCEDLKEKMKSGVESAAACRAILLFFQELEVDGPKSMENGEGGRMIAPQEACNRIAEVVQEAIRKMEMVADEKMRMFKKARMALEACDRELEDKAREVAELKLERQKKNLQVEELERIVRLKQAEADMFQLKANEAKREAERLQRIALAKSDKSEEEYASNYLKQRLNEAEAEKQYLFEKIKLQESSRASQSSGGGDSSQMLMYSKIHDLLYSAPPKADGQPNERHPFRTNS